In Erigeron canadensis isolate Cc75 chromosome 1, C_canadensis_v1, whole genome shotgun sequence, a single window of DNA contains:
- the LOC122584722 gene encoding phosphate transporter PHO1 — MVKFSKELEAQLIPEWKDAFVNYWQLKKHVKKVKLSRLANNNTSHKHQYSKTTSSSSSSCNPINHDYGLSIFDPVRSFFHRCIPLNYNAASNDPPPAAEILQVKLDSIHMEQEGEDRYDDDGDDESELVHHLYSEEDEVKLFFEKLDEELDKVNQFYKNKETEFLARGEMLNKQLQILLDLQQLIVDRRRRLNSGRASPASSGFLRSYSSGRTSDSETGSEFGERGGGETDDVISALEKNGINLVGAATRGKTKKGKPKTAMRIDIPATTPTRTITAVTSMLWEDLVNNPAADKQKEGGGGGGGEYINRKKLQCAEKMIRGAFVELYRGLGLLKTYSSLNMVAFVKILKKFDKVSSQQSSTTYLKAVKRSHFISSDKVVKLMDEVESSFTKHFAKDDRKKAMKFLRPRQQKDSHMVTFFVGLFTGSFVTLFAVYAILAHISGMFSPGTEADYVETVYPVFSMFALLSLHLFMYGCNLFLWKATRINYNFIFEFQAATALKYRDAFLICTCMMTAVVSAMVLHLILVSHGFSPSQVDAIPGILLLIFIGLLVCPLNILYRPTRYCFLRVIRNIVCSPLYKVLMVDFFMADQLTSQIPLLRHMESTACYFLAGSFKTHEYQTCKSGKLYREIAYVISFAPYYWRAMQCARRWFDECDANHLANLGKYVSAMVAAGARLTYARQETRLWLIIVLVTSLVATMYQLYWDFVKDWGLFDSKSRNLWLRDELVLKKKGFYYVAITLNFVLRVAWLETVLQFKVGLFESRLLEFSLASLEVIRRGHWNYYRLENEHLNNVGKFRAVKTVPLPFRETDSDG; from the exons atggtGAAGTTCTCAAAGGAACTTGAAGCACAACTGATTCCTGAATGGAAAGATGCGTTTGTGAACTACTGGCAGCTCAAGAAACATGTTAAAAAGGTTAAACTCTCCAGATTAGCTAATAATAATACGAGTCATAAACACCAATATTCCAAAAccacttcatcatcatcatcatcatgtaaTCCCATTAATCATGATTATGGACTCTCCATATTTGACCCTGTCCGCTCTTTCTTCCATCGTTGTATCCCACTTAATTATAATGCGGCCTCCAACGACCCCCCACCTGCAGCTGAAATCCTTCAG GTGAAATTAGATTCAATACATATGGAGCAAGAAGGCGAAGATCGTTATGATGACGACGGAGATGATGAAAGTGAACTTGTTCATCATTTGTACTCCGAGGAAGATGAG GTGAAGTTGTTCTTCGAAAAGTTGGATGAAGAGCTAGATAAGGTGAACCAGTTCTACAAAAATAAAGAGACAGAATTCCTTGCAAGAGGAGAAATGCTTAATAAACAACTCCAGATTCTATTGGACCTCCAACAACTAATTGTTGATAGACGACGAAGATTAAACAGCGGTAGGGCGTCACCCGCCTCCTCCGGATTCCTACGCTCTTATTCATCTGGCCGCACATCCGACTCTG AAACTGGATCAGAGTTTGGTGAAAGGGGTGGCGGGGAGACGGATGATGTGATATCCGCTCTAGAAAAGAATGGAATCAACCTTGTTGGTGCGGCCACAAGGGGAAAGACGAAAAAGGGAAAGCCTAAAACGGCAATGAGGATCGATATTCCAGCAACAACGCCTACACGAACCATAACAGCAGTTACATCTATGCTATGGGAAGATCTCGTAAACAACCCTGCCGCTGATAAGCAAAaagaaggtggtggtggtggtggtggtgaatacATTAACCGCAAGAAGCTCCAGTGTGCTGAAAAAATGATCAGAGGAGCTTTCGTTGAGCTTTATAGAGGCCTTGGCCTGCTAAAAACTTATAG CTCACTAAATATGGTAGCTTTTGTTAAGATATTGAAGAAATTCGACAAG GTATCCAGTCAACAGTCATCGACAACGTACCTCAAAGCCGTCAAGAGATCCCATTTTATTAGTTCTGATAAG GTGGTAAAACTGATGGATGAAGTGGAATCATCTTTCACTAAGCACTTTGCCAAAGATGACAGGAAAAAGGCTATGAAGTTCTTGAGACCCCGGCAACAAAAAGACTCTCACATGGTCACTTTTTTTGTtg GATTGTTTACGGGtagttttgtaactttgtttgctGTTTATGCAATATTGGCACATATTAGTGGCATGTTCTCTCCTGGGACAGAAGCCGATTACGTTGAAACAGTTTACCCTGTCTTCAG TATGTTTGCATTGTTGAGTTTGCACTTGTTTATGTATGGGTGCAACCTCTTCTTGTGGAAAGCTACAAGGATAAACTACAACTTCATATTCGAATTCCAAGCTGCTACGGCGCTCAAGTATAGAGACGCATTTCTCATATGCACCTGCATGATGACCGCTGTGGTCTCTGCCATGGTACTGCATCTTATCTTGGTTTCCCATGGATTTTCACCTTCCCAAGTCGACGCTATTCCAGGCATTCTCCTTTTG ATTTTCATTGGATTGCTTGTATGTCCCTTAAACATTTTATATCGCCCTACTCGATATTGTTTCCTTAGAGTCATACGCAACATAGTCTGCTCCCCTTTGTACAAG gttttGATGGTTGATTTCTTCATGGCTGATCAACTAACTAGCCAG ATCCCATTGTTAAGGCACATGGAATCGACAGCGTGTTACTTCCTTGCAGGAAGTTTTAAAACGCATGAATATCAGACTTGCAAGTCAGGGAAGTTATATCGAGAGATTGCTTATGTAATTTCCTTTGCACCATACTATTGGCGTGCTATGCAG TGTGCACGAAGATGGTTCGACGAGTGTGATGCGAACCATTTGGCTAATTTGGGGAAGTATGTGTCAGCCATGGTGGCAGCCGGGGCAAGGTTAACATATGCTAGACAGGAAACACGTTTGTGGTTGATCATTGTATTGGTGACTTCATTGGTTGCCACAATGTACCAGCTATACTGGGACTTCGTCAAAGATTGGGGACTTTTTGATTCTAAATCGAGAAACCTATGGCTTAGAGATGAACTTGTTTTGAAGAAGAAAGGATTCTATTACGTAGCTATT ACCTTAAACTTTGTTTTAAGGGTTGCTTGGCTGGAGACCGTACTACAGTTCAAAGTTGGATTATTTGAATCACGACTGCTTGAATTCTCCCTTGCTTCACTAGAAGTGATTCGACGTGGCCATTGGAATTACTATAG ACTCGAGAATGAGCACTTGAACAATGTTGGCAAGTTTAGAGCAGTGAAAACTGTTCCTTTACCATTTCGCGAGACTGATTCTGATGGATGA